The Malus sylvestris chromosome 12, drMalSylv7.2, whole genome shotgun sequence genome contains a region encoding:
- the LOC126592305 gene encoding uncharacterized protein LOC126592305, which produces MIMKEDLTLADSFALAEKHALWDEARQAEKAPEQPRKELAAAQKKDEKQPNKGRQEFKRRDRPTTKEGPITNNYSKFSIPIHQILRDVKNEPWFKLPKQSKGDTSKLDHTKYCAFHRGPGHTTNDCYTWKNYLEKLVKEGKVDRYLDKPAEQPKRNADGDEEPPTKTIRINGIFAESEHLGATNNSKKRKIQQALLISQVHAVDTQPGPIIGFTEQDAE; this is translated from the coding sequence atgatcatgaaagaagacctAACTCTAGCAGATTCCTTTGCTCTGGCAGAAAAGCATGcgctttgggacgaggctcgacAAGCAGAAAAGGCTCCCGAACAACCTCGAAAAGAGTTGGCAGCTGCTCAAAAGAAGGATGAAAAACAACCCAACAAGGGCAGGCAGGAGTTCAAGCGCAGGGACCGACCCACGACCAAAGAAGGCCCGATAACCAACAACTATTCTAAGTTCTCAAttccgattcatcaaatccttcgTGACGTCAAGAATGAACCATGGTTCAAGTTGCCGAAGCAGTCAAAaggagatacttccaagttggacCACACTAAGTATTGTGCATTCCACCGAGGTCCCGGTCACACAACCAACGATtgctacacttggaagaactacctagagAAACTCGTGAAAGAAGGCAAAGTCGATAGATATTTAGACAAGCCAGCTGAGCAGCCAAAAAGGAATGCAGACGGAGATGAGGAGCCACCAACTAAGACGATTCGAATCAATGGCATTTTCGCTGAGTCCGAGCACTTAGGGGCTACTAATAACTCcaaaaagaggaagatccagCAGGCCTTACTAATCTCACAAGTTCATGCAGTCGATACCCAACCTGGACCTATCATTGGCTTCACAGAGCAGGATGCAGAATGA
- the LOC126592658 gene encoding WRKY DNA-binding transcription factor 70-like translates to MESSWPESLLSNRERVMEELIQGRELANQLSRAFDTRLLVANGHDGRSAEGIVNKILGSFVNTLLILNGKESDQEFVCNQIQGNSRGVGGGGSGVSDGGSSGGGGGAYSSSWGANHGHAAAIKPEDYTEENSCRSTSTFKDRRGSYKRRKTSHSGTRDTPALIDDGHAWRKYGQKNIHNAKHPRNYFRCTHKHDQSCKATKHVQQVQDHPPVVRTTYYGTHTCRDYLKTSELVLDCTSPRDSSKFISFENANWLTNKQEHPFFATFASSSVKEEVFVKEDIATTDHIVTSDHNHSVRRDHLVSHDLTAFESSGPMGGFSSNIDQYEDDDMFWKTIESLL, encoded by the exons ATGGAGTCGTCGTGGCCGGAGAGTCTGCTCTCAAATAGGGAGAGGGTGATGGAGGAGTTGATCCAAGGGCGTGAGCTGGCAAATCAACTTAGTAGGGCTTTTGATACTAGGTTACTTGTCGCTAATGGTCATGATGGGAGATCGGCTGAAGGTATTGTTAATAAGATTTTGGGGTCATTTGTGAATACCCTTTTGATTTTAAATGGGAAGGAGTCTGATCAAGAGTTTGTTTGCAATCAGATTCAAGGAAATAGTAGAggtgttggtggtggtggtagtggtgttaGTGACGGTGGtagtagtggtggtggtggtggtgcataTTCGTCATCTTGGGGTGCTAATCATGGTCATGCAGCTGCTATTAAGCCTGAAGACTATACTGAGGAGAACAGTTGTAGAAGCACTTCAACCTTCAAGGATCGAAGAGGTTCTTACAAGAGAAG AAAGACTTCACACTCTGGGACTAGAGACACTCCTGCTTTGATTGATGACGGTCATGCATGGAGAAAGTATGGACAAAAAAATATCCACAATGCCAAGCATCCAAG gAACTACTTTAGGTGCACTCACAAACACGATCAATCGTGCAAAGCAACCAAGCACGTTCAACAAGTTCAAGATCATCCACCAGTGGTTCGAACCACATATTATGGCACCCACACGTGCAGAGACTACCTCAAAACTTCTGAACTGGTCTTGGATTGCACAAGTCCTAGAGATTCTTCAAAGTTCATTAGTTTTGAGAACGCCAACTGGTTGACAAACAAACAAGAGCATCCCTTTTTCGCAACCTTCGCTTCATCATCAGTTAAAGAAGAAGTGTTCGTTAAAGAAGATATTGCAACAACTGATCACATAGTGACAAGCGACCACAACCATTCCGTACGGCGTGATCATCTTGTGTCGCATGATCTGACGGCGTTCGAGTCCTCTGGGCCCATGGGTGGGTTTTCATCAAACATCGATCAGTATGAAGATGACGACATGTTTTGGAAGACTATCGAGTCTTTACTTTGA